A section of the Acanthochromis polyacanthus isolate Apoly-LR-REF ecotype Palm Island chromosome 1, KAUST_Apoly_ChrSc, whole genome shotgun sequence genome encodes:
- the LOC110968950 gene encoding alcohol dehydrogenase 1-like isoform X1, translating into MATAGKVIKCKAAVAWEPNKPLVIEEIEVAPPQANEVRIKIVATGVCHTDLYHLFQSMNKEAFPVVLGHEGAGIVESVGPGVTEFQPGDKVIPLAIPQCRECRFCKSPKTNQCEKAWAADSGDVMALEYSSFTCKGKKVLQFLGTSTFSEYTVMNQIAVAKIDPAAPLDKVCLLGCGICTGYGAAVNTAKVEPGSTCAVFGLGAVGLAAVMGCYVAGAKRIIAVDINPEKFEKAKVFGATDFINPKDHNKPISQVLSEMTNGGVDFSLECVGNVEVMRSALESCIKGWGVSVIVGYTHMDDFAARPIQLIAGRTWKGSILGGFKSKDGVVELVKAYLNKKIKVDEFITHKMTLAQVNDAIELMKHGKCIRTVLSVSPQ; encoded by the exons ATGGCTACAGCTGGTAAG GTCATCAAGTGCAAGGCGGCAGTGGCCTGGGAGCCCAACAAACCTCTGGTGATTGAGGAGATTGAAGTGGCTCCACCTCAGGCCAACGAGGTCCGCATCAAG ATTGTGGCAACTGGGGTGTGCCACACAGATCTGTACCACCTGTTTCAGAGTATGAATAAAGAAGCTTTTCCAGTAGTCCTCGGCCATGAGGGAGCTGGCATCGTAGAAAGTGTCGGTCCAGGTGTCACTGAATTTCAGCCAG GAGACAAAGTCATCCCTCTGGCCATCCCCCAGTGTAGAGAATGTCGCTTCTGTAAGAGTCCAAAGACCAACCAGTGTGAAAAAGCATG gGCTGCTGATTCTGGTGATGTGATGGCACTGGAATACTCCAGTTTTACCTGTAAGGGCAAGAAGGTGCTGCAGTTTTTGGGAACTAGCACCTTCTCTGAGTACACTGTGATGAACCAGATTGCTGTGGCCAAGATTgatcctgcagctcctctggaCAAAGTCTGTCTCCTTGGCTGTGGGATCTGCACTGGATATGGAGCAGCAGTTAATACTGCtaaa GTTGAACCAGGATCCACATGTGCTGTGTTCGGTCTGGGAGCTGTGGGTTTGGCTGCAGTCATGGGCTGTTATGTTGCAGGAGCAAAGAGAATTATAGCTGTTGATATCAATCCAGAGAAGTTTGAGAAGGCCAAGGTGTTTGGTGCTACTGACTTCATCAACCCCAAAGATCACAATAAGCCCATCAGCCAAGTGCTGTCAGAGATGACCAATGGAGGAGTGGACTTCTCCCTGGAATGTGTCGGGAATGTGGAAGTCATG CGTAGTGCTTTAGAGTCTTGCATCAAAGGTTGGGGTGTTTCCGTCATTGTCGGCTATACACATATGGATGACTTCGCTGCTCGTCCCATTCAGCTCATCGCTGGACGTACATGGAAGGGATCCATATTAGGAG GATTTAAGAGTAAGGATGGCGTGGTTGAGTTGGTCAAAGCCTACCTGAACAAGAAAATAAAGGTGGATGAGTTCATCACACACAAGATGACTTTGGCCCAGGTTAATGATGCCATTGAACTGATGAAGCACGGCAAATG CATCCGGACAGTTCTGAGTGTTTCTCCACAATAA
- the LOC110968950 gene encoding alcohol dehydrogenase 1-like isoform X2 has protein sequence MATAGKVIKCKAAVAWEPNKPLVIEEIEVAPPQANEVRIKIVATGVCHTDLYHLFQSMNKEAFPVVLGHEGAGIVESVGPGVTEFQPGDKVIPLAIPQCRECRFCKSPKTNQCEKAWAADSGDVMALEYSSFTCKGKKVLQFLGTSTFSEYTVMNQIAVAKIDPAAPLDKVCLLGCGICTGYGAAVNTAKVEPGSTCAVFGLGAVGLAAVMGCYVAGAKRIIAVDINPEKFEKAKVFGATDFINPKDHNKPISQVLSEMTNGGVDFSLECVGNVEVMRSALESCIKGWGVSVIVGYTHMDDFAARPIQLIAGRTWKGSILGGFKSKDGVVELVKAYLNKKIKVDEFITHKMTLAQVNDAIELMKHGKCIRTVLSVSPQ, from the exons GTCATCAAGTGCAAGGCGGCAGTGGCCTGGGAGCCCAACAAACCTCTGGTGATTGAGGAGATTGAAGTGGCTCCACCTCAGGCCAACGAGGTCCGCATCAAG ATTGTGGCAACTGGGGTGTGCCACACAGATCTGTACCACCTGTTTCAGAGTATGAATAAAGAAGCTTTTCCAGTAGTCCTCGGCCATGAGGGAGCTGGCATCGTAGAAAGTGTCGGTCCAGGTGTCACTGAATTTCAGCCAG GAGACAAAGTCATCCCTCTGGCCATCCCCCAGTGTAGAGAATGTCGCTTCTGTAAGAGTCCAAAGACCAACCAGTGTGAAAAAGCATG gGCTGCTGATTCTGGTGATGTGATGGCACTGGAATACTCCAGTTTTACCTGTAAGGGCAAGAAGGTGCTGCAGTTTTTGGGAACTAGCACCTTCTCTGAGTACACTGTGATGAACCAGATTGCTGTGGCCAAGATTgatcctgcagctcctctggaCAAAGTCTGTCTCCTTGGCTGTGGGATCTGCACTGGATATGGAGCAGCAGTTAATACTGCtaaa GTTGAACCAGGATCCACATGTGCTGTGTTCGGTCTGGGAGCTGTGGGTTTGGCTGCAGTCATGGGCTGTTATGTTGCAGGAGCAAAGAGAATTATAGCTGTTGATATCAATCCAGAGAAGTTTGAGAAGGCCAAGGTGTTTGGTGCTACTGACTTCATCAACCCCAAAGATCACAATAAGCCCATCAGCCAAGTGCTGTCAGAGATGACCAATGGAGGAGTGGACTTCTCCCTGGAATGTGTCGGGAATGTGGAAGTCATG CGTAGTGCTTTAGAGTCTTGCATCAAAGGTTGGGGTGTTTCCGTCATTGTCGGCTATACACATATGGATGACTTCGCTGCTCGTCCCATTCAGCTCATCGCTGGACGTACATGGAAGGGATCCATATTAGGAG GATTTAAGAGTAAGGATGGCGTGGTTGAGTTGGTCAAAGCCTACCTGAACAAGAAAATAAAGGTGGATGAGTTCATCACACACAAGATGACTTTGGCCCAGGTTAATGATGCCATTGAACTGATGAAGCACGGCAAATG CATCCGGACAGTTCTGAGTGTTTCTCCACAATAA
- the LOC127531556 gene encoding alcohol dehydrogenase 1-like isoform X1: MATAGKVIKCKAAVAWEPNKPLVIEEIEVAPPQANEVRIKIVATGVCHTDLYHLFQSMDKEAFPIVLGHEGAGIVESVGPGVTEFQPGDKVIPLAVPQCRECRFCKSPKTNHCEAWPADSGDVMALEYSSFTCKGKKVLQFLGTSTFSEYTVMNQIAVAKIDPAAPLDKVCLLGCGICTGYGAAVNTAKVEPGSTCAVFGLGAVGLAAVMGCYVAGAKRIIAVDINPEKFEKAKVFGATDFINPKDHNKPISQVLSEMTNGGVDFSLECVGNVEVMRSALESCIKGWGVSVIVGFTNVEDFAARPIQLIAGRTWKGSLLGGFKSKDGVVELVKAYLNKKIKVDEFITHKMTLAQVNDAIELMKHGKCIRTVLSVSPQ; this comes from the exons ATGGCTACAGCTGGTAAG GTCATCAAGTGCAAGGCGGCAGTGGCCTGGGAGCCCAACAAACCTCTGGTGATTGAGGAGATTGAAGTGGCTCCACCTCAGGCCAACGAGGTCCGCATCAAG ATTGTGGCAACTGGGGTGTGCCACACAGATCTGTACCACCTGTTTCAGAGTATGGATAAAGAAGCTTTTCCAATAGTCCTCGGCCATGAGGGAGCTGGCATCGTAGAAAGTGTCGGTCCAGGTGTCACTGAATTTCAGCCAG GAGACAAAGTCATCCCTCTGGCCGTCCCTCAGTGTAGAGAATGTCGCTTCTGTAAGAGTCCAAAGACCAACCACTGTGAAGCGTG gcCTGCTGATTCTGGTGATGTGATGGCACTGGAATACTCCAGTTTTACCTGTAAGGGCAAGAAGGTGCTGCAGTTTTTGGGAACTAGCACCTTCTCTGAGTACACTGTGATGAACCAGATTGCTGTGGCCAAGATTgatcctgcagctcctctggaCAAAGTCTGTCTCCTCGGCTGTGGGATCTGCACTGGATATGGAGCAGCAGTTAATACTGCTAAA GTTGAACCAGGATCCACATGTGCTGTGTTCGGTCTGGGAGCTGTGGGTTTGGCTGCAGTCATGGGCTGTTATGTTGCAGGAGCAAAGAGAATTATAGCTGTTGATATCAATCCAGAGAAGTTTGAGAAGGCCAAGGTGTTTGGTGCTACTGACTTCATCAACCCCAAAGATCACAATAAGCCCATCAGCCAAGTGCTGTCAGAGATGACCAATGGAGGAGTGGACTTCTCCCTGGAATGTGTCGGGAATGTGGAAGTCATG CGTAGTGCTTTGGAGTCTTGCATCAAAGGTTGGGGTGTTTCCGTCATTGTTGGCTTTACAAACGTGGAAGACTTTGCTGCTCGTCCCATTCAGCTCATCGCTGGACGTACATGGAAGGGATCCCTGTTAGGAG GATTTAAGAGTAAGGATGGCGTGGTTGAGTTGGTCAAAGCCTACCTGAACAAGAAAATAAAGGTGGATGAGTTCATCACTCACAAGATGACTTTGGCCCAGGTTAATGATGCCATTGAACTGATGAAGCACGGCAAATG CATCCGGACAGTTCTGAGTGTTTCTCCACAATAA
- the LOC127531556 gene encoding alcohol dehydrogenase 1-like isoform X3 — protein sequence MATAGKVIKCKAAVAWEPNKPLVIEEIEVAPPQANEVRIKIVATGVCHTDLYHLFQSMDKEAFPIVLGHEGAGIVESVGPGVTEFQPGDKVIPLAVPQCRECRFCKSPKTNHCEAWPADSGDVMALEYSSFTCKGKKVLQFLGTSTFSEYTVMNQIAVAKIDPAAPLDKVCLLGCGICTGYGAAVNTAKVEPGSTCAVFGLGAVGLAAVMGCYVAGAKRIIAVDINPEKFEKAKVFGATDFINPKDHNKPISQVLSEMTNGGVDFSLECVGNVEVMRSALESCIKGWGVSVIVGFTNVEDFAARPIQLIAGRTWKGSLLGGFKSKDGVVELVKAYLNKKIKVDEFITHKMTLAQVNDAIELMKHGKCIRTVLSVSPQ from the exons GTCATCAAGTGCAAGGCGGCAGTGGCCTGGGAGCCCAACAAACCTCTGGTGATTGAGGAGATTGAAGTGGCTCCACCTCAGGCCAACGAGGTCCGCATCAAG ATTGTGGCAACTGGGGTGTGCCACACAGATCTGTACCACCTGTTTCAGAGTATGGATAAAGAAGCTTTTCCAATAGTCCTCGGCCATGAGGGAGCTGGCATCGTAGAAAGTGTCGGTCCAGGTGTCACTGAATTTCAGCCAG GAGACAAAGTCATCCCTCTGGCCGTCCCTCAGTGTAGAGAATGTCGCTTCTGTAAGAGTCCAAAGACCAACCACTGTGAAGCGTG gcCTGCTGATTCTGGTGATGTGATGGCACTGGAATACTCCAGTTTTACCTGTAAGGGCAAGAAGGTGCTGCAGTTTTTGGGAACTAGCACCTTCTCTGAGTACACTGTGATGAACCAGATTGCTGTGGCCAAGATTgatcctgcagctcctctggaCAAAGTCTGTCTCCTCGGCTGTGGGATCTGCACTGGATATGGAGCAGCAGTTAATACTGCTAAA GTTGAACCAGGATCCACATGTGCTGTGTTCGGTCTGGGAGCTGTGGGTTTGGCTGCAGTCATGGGCTGTTATGTTGCAGGAGCAAAGAGAATTATAGCTGTTGATATCAATCCAGAGAAGTTTGAGAAGGCCAAGGTGTTTGGTGCTACTGACTTCATCAACCCCAAAGATCACAATAAGCCCATCAGCCAAGTGCTGTCAGAGATGACCAATGGAGGAGTGGACTTCTCCCTGGAATGTGTCGGGAATGTGGAAGTCATG CGTAGTGCTTTGGAGTCTTGCATCAAAGGTTGGGGTGTTTCCGTCATTGTTGGCTTTACAAACGTGGAAGACTTTGCTGCTCGTCCCATTCAGCTCATCGCTGGACGTACATGGAAGGGATCCCTGTTAGGAG GATTTAAGAGTAAGGATGGCGTGGTTGAGTTGGTCAAAGCCTACCTGAACAAGAAAATAAAGGTGGATGAGTTCATCACTCACAAGATGACTTTGGCCCAGGTTAATGATGCCATTGAACTGATGAAGCACGGCAAATG CATCCGGACAGTTCTGAGTGTTTCTCCACAATAA
- the LOC110972706 gene encoding alcohol dehydrogenase 1-like, with the protein MVEPGSTCAVFGLGAVGLAAVMGCYVAGAKRIIAVDINPEKFEKAKVFGATDFINPKDHNKPISQVLSEMTNGGVDYSLECVGNVEVMRSALESCIKGWGVSVIVGFTNMEDFAARPIQLIAGRTWKGSLLGGFKTKDGVPELVKAYLNKKIKLDEFITHKMTLAQANDAIELMKHGKCVRTVLSVSPQ; encoded by the exons ATG GTTGAACCAGGATCCACATGTGCTGTGTTCGGTCTGGGAGCTGTGGGTTTGGCTGCAGTCATGGGCTGTTATGTTGCAGGAGCAAAGAGAATTATAGCTGTTGATATCAATCCAGAGAAGTTTGAGAAGGCCAAGGTGTTTGGTGCTACTGACTTCATCAACCCCAAAGACCACAATAAGCCCATCAGCCAAGTGCTGTCAGAGATGACCAATGGAGGAGTGGACTACTCCCTGGAATGTGTCGGGAATGTGGAAGTCATG CGTAGTGCTTTGGAGTCTTGCATCAAAGGTTGGGGTGTTTCCGTCATTGTTGGCTTTACAAACATGGAAGACTTTGCTGCTCGTCCCATTCAGCTCATCGCTGGACGTACATGGAAGGGATCCCTGTTAGGAG GATTTAAGACTAAGGATGGTGTGCCTGAGTTGGTCAAAGCCTACCTGAACAAGAAGATAAAGCTGGATGAGTTCATCACTCACAAGATGACTTTGGCCCAGGCCAATGACGCCATTGAACTGATGAAGCACGGCAAATG CGTCCGGACAGTTCTGAGTGTTTCTCCACAATAA